One part of the Oceanihabitans sp. IOP_32 genome encodes these proteins:
- the kdsB gene encoding 3-deoxy-manno-octulosonate cytidylyltransferase, with protein MKIISMIPARYGASRFPAKLMQDLGGKTVILRTYEATVATNLFDDVFVVTDSDIIYKEIVNHGGKAIMSVKEHDCGSDRIAEAVEDMDIDIVINVQGDEPFTDKASLKKLIEVFKDDDKKNIDLASLMVHITDEEEINNPNTVKVIVDKTNFALYFSRSVIPYPREKNVGVKYFKHKGVYAFRKQAILDFYKLPMLPLEASEKIECIRYLEYGKRIKMVETNVEGVEIDTPEDLERANKLWK; from the coding sequence ATGAAAATAATTTCGATGATTCCTGCCCGTTATGGTGCTTCTAGATTTCCTGCAAAATTAATGCAAGATTTAGGTGGTAAAACCGTTATTCTTAGAACCTATGAAGCTACTGTGGCTACCAATTTGTTCGATGATGTGTTTGTAGTAACCGATAGCGACATCATATACAAAGAAATTGTAAACCATGGGGGTAAAGCCATTATGAGTGTTAAAGAACACGATTGTGGTAGTGATAGAATTGCCGAAGCTGTTGAGGATATGGATATCGATATTGTTATCAATGTTCAAGGGGATGAACCCTTTACAGATAAAGCTTCCTTAAAAAAACTAATTGAGGTATTTAAAGATGACGATAAAAAAAATATCGACTTGGCTTCCTTAATGGTTCATATTACAGATGAAGAAGAAATAAACAATCCCAATACGGTAAAAGTTATTGTAGATAAAACAAACTTTGCCTTGTATTTTTCAAGAAGTGTAATACCGTATCCAAGAGAAAAAAATGTAGGAGTTAAATACTTTAAGCACAAAGGCGTTTACGCCTTTAGAAAGCAGGCCATTCTAGATTTTTATAAATTACCCATGTTGCCGCTCGAGGCTTCAGAAAAAATTGAATGTATCCGGTATTTAGAGTATGGAAAGCGTATAAAAATGGTTGAAACAAATGTGGAAGGGGTTGAAATTGATACACCAGAAGATTTAGAGCGCGCAAATAAACTATGGAAATAA